One window from the genome of Palaemon carinicauda isolate YSFRI2023 chromosome 24, ASM3689809v2, whole genome shotgun sequence encodes:
- the LOC137617946 gene encoding synaptotagmin-5-like: MFILPSWGRWAMIAGGITIVALTALIVVCIVVPGCLLNKIFLEDEDKRKQKEKKSEKGLLIVKQKMPGEHPGDCNSNFSKDLKYDAETVLTQSTQSSKSKASEKHSTSSVETSSLLSSLADSNYSSMSEYSGRSSPTVSYQSSVVGSAVSGVHSPVCEEPASHLTFGIQYIANTHDVNIGKLVITVLEASGLSGKEYLGTSCDAYVKVVVTRERRSLRKLKSPPLSVFRTRTIRHSRSPAFNQSFIMDADKTQLKELVVKLIVMDQDKWASPSNIGEVIQPLRDIKNLASIEHRTILNYTLGEPKIEIGEVLFGLSFLPTAQRLTVSVVKASNLRFQNLVEDLNDFHPFVRVMLISGSGRLIKKKKTGWRSGTTIPVWNETLVFDVTQAQMEHMTFILVVSTRHQMSVTPCSSDAHYQSLDTLPDLSLSSDEIEHGPQRNDRYLGKVVLGSNVRSEDSRNHWNAILACPRKVASQWHPLR; the protein is encoded by the exons atgttTATCTTACCAAGCTGGGGTCGCTGGGCCATGATAGCTGGAGGAATTACCATAGTGGCGCTAACAGCCCTGATCGTTGTCTGCATCGTGGTTCCAGGATGTCTGCTCAACAAGATATTCTTAGAGG aCGAAGATAAACGAAAGCAAAAGGAAAAGAAGTCCGAGAAAGGTTTGCTAATCGTGAAACAAAAGATGCCTGGCGAGCACCCAGGCGATTGCAACTCGAACTTCTCCAAGGATCTTAAATACGATGCAGAAACTGTTCTCACGCAGTCCACTCAGTC CTCCAAGTCCAAAGCCTCTGAGAAGCATTCGACCTCAAGTGTGGAGACCAGCTCCCTCCTCTCCTCCCTGGCTGACTCCAATTACTCCTCCATGTCAGAGTATAGTGGGAGGTCATCACCTACAGTGTCATATCAG AGTAGTGTTGTTGGGAGTGCAGTGAGTGGTGTTCATAGCCCAGTGTGTGAGGAACCAGCAAGTCACTTGACTTTTGGTATACAGTATATTGCTAACACCCATGACGTCAACATCGGAAAGTTGGTCATTACAGTTTTG GAAGCATCTGGCCTATCAGGAAAGGAATACCTGGGTACCAGCTGTGATGCGTATGTCAAAGTCGTGGTAACCAGAGaacgcagatccttgcgcaagttGAAATCACCTCCTCTGTCCGTATTCAGGACGCGTACCATACGCCACTCTCGCTCGCCTGCTTTCAACCAGTCCTTCATCATGGATGCTGATAAGACGCAGCTGAAG gaactGGTTGTAAAACTGATCGTCATGGACCAGGATAAATGGGCCAGCCCCTCTAACATCGGAGAAGTGATCCAGCCGCTTCGTGACATCAAGAATCTGGCATCCATAGAACATAGGACGATTCTCAACTATACCTTGGGCGAACCGAAGATA GAAATCGGAGAAGTACTGTTTGGGTTAAGCTTCTTACCAACAGCACAACGTCTCACAGTGTCAGTTGTCAAAGCCAGTAATCTTCGATTTCAGAATTTAGTTGAAGATTTGAACGACTTTC ATCCCTTCGTGCGTGTGATGCTGATAAGCGGTTCCGGACGACTGATCAAGAAGAAGAAAACTGGCTGGAGGTCTGGAACGACCATTCCAGTCTGGAACGAGACGCTGGTTTTCGACGTTACTCAAGCGCAG ATGGAACACATGACCTTCATCCTAGTTGTGAGCACTCGCCACCAGATGTCAGTGACCCCCTGCAGCTCCGACGCTCACTACCAGTCTCTGGACACCTTGCCTGACCTCTCCCTGTCCTCCGACGAGATCGAACACGGGCCTCAGAGGAACGACAGGTACCTCGGGAAGGTTGTCCTCGGCTCCAACGTCCGGAGCGAGGATTCGAGGAATCACTGGAACGCGATCCTGGCGTGCCCGAGGAAAGTGGCTTCTCAGTGGCATCCTTTgagatag
- the LOC137617947 gene encoding mitochondrial carnitine/acylcarnitine carrier protein-like gives MAEKNTSLVKNFLAGGFSGITAISTGQPFDTIKVRLQTQPLPELGQKPLYQGALDCTIKTIKNDGFLGLYKGMAVPLMAATPIFAVSFFGFNFGKRLQQKTPGETLKEGQIFAAGMLSGVFTSTIVTPGDRIKCILQVQTASAGPKLYNGPLDVAKALFKQGGVSSFYKGMCATLLRDVPGGGTFYLTYYLARKSLSPEGQESEPSPLRILVAGGLAGVVSWSVALGPDVLKSRIQTAPEGKYPHGIRSVFVDILRNEGPRAFFKGAVPLLLRAFPANSACLLGYEGAMNFLNWIAPSF, from the exons ATGGCTGAAAAGAATACGTCTCTCGTGAAGAATTTCCTGGCAGGTGGATTTAGTGGGATCACAGCCATTAGCACAGGACAGCCATTTGATACTATCAAG GTCCGCTTGCAAACTCAACCCTTACCTGAGCTAGGTCAGAAGCCGCTTTATCAAGGAGCCTTAGATTGCACTATCAAAACTATCAAGAATGATGGATTCCTGGGCTTATATAAAG GTATGGCAGTGCCTCTGATGGCCGCTACACCGATATTCGCCGTGAGTTTCTTCGGGTTTAACTTTGGTAAGAGGCTGCAACAGAAGACCCCAGGCGAGACCTTGAAGGAAGGACAGATCTTCGCGGCTGGAATGCTGTCCGGTGTATTTACGTCGACTATTGTGACTCCTGGGGACAGAATAAAGTGTATTTTGCAG GTCCAAACAGCGAGCGCGGGACCAAAATTATACAATGGACCACTTGACGTGGCAAAGGCCTTGTTCAAGCAAGGGGGAGTTAGTTCATTTTATAAAGGAATGTGTGCCACACTTTTGCGag ATGTACCTGGAGGAGGGACATTCTACCTCACCTACTACCTGGCAAGGAAGTCTTTGTCTCCGGAAGGCCAAGAAAGTGAACCTAGCCCTCTGCGAATATTAGTCGCTGGTGGACTGGCCGGTGTTGTTAGTTGGAGCGTCGCCCTTGGTCCGGATGTATTGAAGAGCAGAATACAAACAG CTCCCGAAGGAAAATACCCCCACGGTATCCGAAGTGTGTTTGTGGATATCCTACGCAACGAGGGACCGCGGGCTTTCTTCAAGGGAGCAGTGCCCCTACTCTTGAGAGCATTTCCTGCTAACAGTGCCTGTTTGTTGGGTTACGAAGGTGCCATGAATTTTCTGAATTGGATTGCTCCATCGTTTTAA